The following proteins come from a genomic window of Buchnera aphidicola (Protaphis terricola):
- the pnp gene encoding polyribonucleotide nucleotidyltransferase, whose product MLNPIVRKFQYGQHTITLETGIMARQATAAVMASMDDTAVFVTVVGEKKIHPGQKFFPLTVNYQERTYAAGRIPGGFFRREGRPSESEILTARLIDRPIRPLFPKGFFNEIQIIATVVSVNPQINPDIISIIGASAALSLSGIPFYGPIGASRVGLINNQYILNPTTDDMKSSVLDLVISGTQNAVLMVEAESKILSEEKMLGAIIFGHQQQQVVINNIRSLSNEASKLPWTISYSEINSLLESKVMKLVGKDISNAYLIFDKQERYEKLNFLKEDVIKLLINENSNIDISEIDEIFQKIEKNIVRKRILNNENRIDGREKDMIRALDIRTGILPRTHGSALFTRGETQSLVAVTLGTSRDAQNLDELLGDKTDNFLFHYNFPPYSVGEIGIVGSPKRREIGHGRLAKRSLLAVMPKIDKFPYTIRIVSEITESNGSSSMASVCGASLALMDAGVPIKSAVAGISMGLVKEGDNYILLSDILGDEDHLGDMDFKVAGTKEGITALQMDIKIEGITKEIMKIALNKAKAARLHILNVMQKALSKPRNEISEFAPRIHTIKINPEKIKDVIGKGGSVIRMLTEETGTIIEIEDDGTIKISATISEKAKNAIRRIEEITEEIEVGRIYSGRVTKIVDFGAFIAIGFGKEGLVHISQISSKRIERVSDYLKLDQIIPVKVLEIDRQGRLRLSIKEVKDSIYI is encoded by the coding sequence TTGCTTAATCCAATCGTTCGAAAGTTTCAATATGGTCAACATACAATTACATTAGAAACAGGTATAATGGCTCGACAAGCAACGGCGGCTGTCATGGCGAGCATGGATGATACTGCTGTTTTTGTTACAGTAGTTGGTGAAAAAAAAATTCATCCTGGTCAAAAATTTTTTCCTCTTACAGTAAATTATCAAGAAAGAACATATGCTGCTGGTCGAATACCTGGAGGGTTTTTTCGAAGAGAAGGACGACCAAGTGAAAGTGAAATATTAACTGCAAGATTGATTGATAGACCAATTCGACCATTATTTCCTAAAGGATTTTTTAATGAAATTCAAATTATTGCAACAGTGGTTTCAGTTAATCCACAAATTAATCCAGATATAATTTCAATTATTGGGGCTTCTGCTGCATTAAGTTTATCTGGGATACCTTTTTATGGACCCATAGGGGCATCTAGAGTCGGTTTAATTAATAATCAATATATACTTAATCCTACTACTGATGATATGAAATCTAGTGTTTTAGATTTAGTTATATCAGGAACTCAAAATGCTGTATTAATGGTTGAAGCAGAATCAAAAATATTAAGTGAAGAAAAAATGCTTGGAGCTATTATTTTCGGTCATCAACAACAGCAAGTAGTTATTAATAATATCCGTTCTTTATCTAATGAAGCAAGTAAACTACCATGGACTATATCTTATTCAGAAATTAATTCTTTATTAGAATCTAAAGTTATGAAATTAGTTGGAAAAGATATAAGTAATGCTTATTTAATTTTTGATAAACAAGAACGATATGAAAAATTAAATTTTCTTAAAGAAGATGTAATTAAATTACTTATTAATGAAAATTCTAATATTGATATCAGTGAGATTGATGAAATTTTTCAAAAAATTGAAAAAAATATTGTACGAAAACGTATATTAAATAATGAAAATCGAATTGATGGTAGAGAAAAAGATATGATTCGTGCATTAGATATTAGAACAGGTATTTTACCTCGAACACATGGTTCTGCTCTATTTACACGTGGAGAAACACAGTCTTTAGTTGCTGTAACACTTGGAACGTCTCGAGATGCTCAAAACTTAGATGAATTATTAGGTGATAAAACAGATAATTTTTTATTTCATTATAATTTTCCACCTTATTCAGTTGGTGAAATAGGCATAGTAGGATCACCAAAAAGAAGAGAAATTGGGCATGGTCGTCTTGCTAAAAGAAGTCTTTTAGCAGTTATGCCTAAAATTGATAAATTTCCATACACCATTAGAATTGTTTCTGAAATAACTGAATCAAATGGATCATCTTCTATGGCATCTGTTTGTGGTGCATCATTAGCTTTAATGGATGCTGGAGTTCCAATTAAGTCTGCTGTAGCTGGCATATCTATGGGTTTAGTAAAAGAAGGTGATAATTATATATTACTTTCAGATATTTTAGGAGATGAAGATCATTTAGGTGATATGGATTTTAAAGTTGCAGGTACTAAAGAAGGTATTACAGCATTACAAATGGATATTAAAATAGAAGGAATAACCAAGGAAATTATGAAAATTGCTTTAAATAAAGCTAAAGCTGCTCGATTACATATTTTAAATGTTATGCAAAAAGCATTAAGCAAACCTAGAAATGAAATTTCTGAATTTGCTCCTAGGATACATACAATTAAAATTAATCCTGAAAAAATTAAAGATGTAATAGGAAAAGGTGGATCTGTTATTCGAATGTTGACTGAAGAAACTGGAACAATAATTGAAATTGAAGATGATGGAACTATAAAAATATCTGCTACTATTAGTGAAAAAGCAAAAAATGCAATTCGTAGAATTGAAGAAATAACAGAAGAAATTGAAGTAGGTCGAATATATTCTGGAAGAGTTACTAAAATTGTTGATTTTGGTGCTTTTATCGCAATAGGTTTTGGAAAAGAAGGATTAGTTCATATTTCTCAAATTTCTAGTAAAAGAATAGAAAGAGTTTCAGATTATTTAAAATTAGATCAAATTATACCTGTAAAGGTATTAGAAATAGATCGTCAAGGTCGTTTAAGATTAAGTATTAAAGAAGTAAAAGATTCTATATATATTTAA
- the rpsO gene encoding 30S ribosomal protein S15: MSIAITSLQSIILKYGKNNKDTGNTKVQIVLLTNQINHLQLHFNKHKKDHSGRRGLLNMVSRRRRLLNYLKKKNISYYTTLIENLNLRR, from the coding sequence ATGTCTATTGCTATTACATCTTTACAATCAATAATTTTAAAATATGGAAAGAATAATAAAGATACTGGAAATACAAAAGTTCAAATTGTATTATTAACCAATCAAATTAATCATTTACAATTACATTTTAATAAACATAAAAAAGATCATTCAGGTCGTAGAGGTTTATTAAATATGGTTTCAAGACGTCGTAGATTATTAAATTATTTAAAGAAAAAAAATATATCTTATTATACGACATTAATTGAAAATTTAAATTTAAGACGGTAG
- the truB gene encoding tRNA pseudouridine(55) synthase TruB, which yields MFFYKKRNVNGFLLIDKPKGISSNNTLQQIKTIFRAKKAGYVGTLDPLATGILPICFGESTKFSDYLNNSDKEYYVIAKLGESTSTFDSDGVIIKKRIISFKSIQLDNALKKFTGVINQVPSMYSAIKHNGIPLYRYARQGITLSRQIRYITIYKLELIKFQGDFIEFNIHCSKGTYIRTLIHDLGEYLGCGAHVVSLRRTQVGIFTSSKLVTISYLNTFLNKENIKKLICFKELDSLLMPIDTPVNFLPKIYISKSQSCNFKLGQKIILKSNIKNSLVRVLEKEKKIFLGLGKINTEDVLNPYRLVSIFTN from the coding sequence ATGTTTTTTTATAAAAAACGTAATGTTAATGGATTTTTATTAATTGATAAACCTAAAGGAATATCTTCTAATAATACTTTACAACAAATAAAAACTATCTTTCGTGCGAAAAAAGCAGGTTATGTTGGCACTTTAGACCCACTTGCTACAGGTATATTACCGATTTGTTTCGGTGAAAGTACAAAATTTTCAGATTATTTAAATAATTCTGATAAAGAATATTATGTTATTGCTAAATTAGGTGAAAGTACATCTACTTTTGATTCTGATGGGGTAATTATAAAGAAAAGAATAATTTCATTTAAATCTATTCAATTAGATAATGCTTTAAAAAAATTTACTGGTGTAATTAATCAAGTTCCATCAATGTATTCGGCAATTAAACATAATGGTATACCATTATATAGATATGCAAGACAAGGTATTACACTTTCTCGTCAAATAAGATATATTACAATATATAAATTAGAATTAATTAAATTTCAAGGTGATTTTATTGAATTTAATATACATTGTTCGAAAGGAACATATATTAGAACATTAATTCATGATTTAGGAGAATATTTAGGTTGTGGTGCTCATGTTGTGTCATTGCGTCGAACACAAGTTGGTATATTTACTTCTTCTAAATTAGTTACAATATCTTATTTAAATACATTTTTAAATAAAGAAAATATTAAAAAATTAATTTGTTTTAAAGAATTAGATTCTTTATTAATGCCTATTGATACACCTGTTAATTTTTTACCAAAAATATATATTTCTAAAAGTCAATCATGTAATTTTAAATTAGGTCAAAAAATTATTTTAAAATCTAATATCAAAAATAGTTTAGTACGTGTTTTAGAAAAAGAAAAAAAAATATTTTTGGGATTAGGAAAAATTAATACTGAGGATGTATTAAATCCATATCGATTAGTTTCTATATTTACTAATTAA
- the rbfA gene encoding 30S ribosome-binding factor RbfA, whose translation MEKLFSRSSRIARELKKNIAIIIQYFLKDPRFKIIITVSDVILSKDLSYAQVFISFLEIKHNLSIKKLLILLNKSSGYIRKLLCKKMKLRIIPNIVFYYDDSFNKGNKISLLLNKIITKEKII comes from the coding sequence ATGGAAAAATTATTTAGTAGATCTTCTAGAATTGCTCGAGAGTTGAAAAAAAATATTGCAATTATTATACAGTATTTTCTTAAAGATCCACGTTTTAAAATAATAATTACAGTATCTGACGTAATTTTATCTAAGGATTTATCTTATGCTCAAGTATTTATTAGTTTTTTAGAAATTAAACATAATTTAAGTATAAAAAAGTTATTAATTTTATTAAATAAATCTTCAGGTTATATTCGTAAGTTGTTGTGTAAAAAAATGAAATTAAGAATTATACCAAATATTGTTTTTTATTATGATGATTCTTTTAATAAAGGTAATAAAATTTCATTATTGTTAAATAAAATAATAACAAAAGAAAAGATTATTTAA
- the infB gene encoding translation initiation factor IF-2, translating to MSNMSLKVLSNEMKISVKELIKNFSEIGILKNENDFINISEKNFLLKYLRKKENISENTFVFQRKTRSTLNVSIGGGKNKSVQVEVRKKRIYTKKNFNENQPLLKNKIFFQNKETNKKEQNILKSFNKNNIKEKISFLDVNKLNKNTTNINQLKKINIIKKNEKNKIFKKNIDLNKSSLNIKKINKENLENKKIYKKSIKDYHLKTFFDSQNHENFKQIEINKKNYNKNLKNYRQKKNIKQNIDIKNKKEENRIYKNKKSIRNTNKSILLQQVFQKPESSINRDVIIGNVITVSDLANKMAVKSSEVIKTMMNIGIIGTINHILDQDTAQLIAEEMGHKVILHRENELEELIMKDRDLEKYTSITRSPIVTIMGHVDHGKTSLLDYIRSTKVAHNEAGGITQNIGAYHVTTNSGSITFLDTPGHSAFTGMRSRGVKITDIVILVIAADDGVKPQTIEAIQHAKEANVPIIVAINKIDKIDIDINQIKNDLAKYNILSEEWGGENIFVSISAKTGKNIEELLNAIILQSEMLELKAISKGMAEGVVIESFLDKGCGPVATVLVQKGKLKKGDVILCGLEYGRIKSLRNENRKLLKYAGPSIPVEVLGLSKVPCVGDKITVVRDEKKAKEVALYRKNKSRELKLSNQNRINLENMFDNIKKSNFSELKIIIKSDVQGSLEAIIGALLKLSTNDVKINIIGSGIGGITETDASLALASNAIILGFNVRADVSAKKIIDTEHLDLRYYSVIYDLINEVKSAMTGLLLPEYKQNIIGLAEVRNIFKSPKFGLIAGCMVVTGVIKKNNPVRIVRNNIVIYEGELESLRRFKEDVNEIRNGMECGIGIKNYNDVKIGDNIEVFEIKEIKRIL from the coding sequence ATGAGTAATATGAGTTTAAAAGTTTTGTCTAATGAAATGAAAATCTCAGTTAAAGAACTAATAAAAAATTTTTCTGAAATTGGTATTTTAAAAAATGAAAATGATTTTATAAATATATCAGAAAAAAATTTTTTATTGAAGTATTTAAGAAAAAAAGAAAATATTTCTGAAAATACTTTTGTTTTTCAAAGAAAAACTCGAAGCACTTTAAATGTATCTATAGGTGGAGGTAAAAATAAATCTGTTCAAGTCGAGGTAAGAAAAAAAAGAATATATACTAAAAAAAACTTTAATGAAAATCAACCTTTGTTAAAAAATAAAATATTTTTTCAAAATAAAGAAACAAATAAAAAAGAACAAAATATTTTAAAATCTTTTAATAAAAATAATATAAAAGAAAAAATTTCTTTTTTAGATGTAAATAAGTTAAATAAAAATACTACTAACATAAATCAATTAAAAAAAATTAATATTATTAAAAAAAATGAAAAAAATAAAATTTTTAAAAAAAATATAGATTTAAATAAATCTTCTTTAAATATAAAAAAGATAAATAAAGAAAATTTAGAAAATAAAAAAATATATAAAAAGTCAATAAAAGATTATCATTTAAAAACATTTTTTGATTCTCAAAATCATGAAAATTTTAAACAAATTGAAATAAACAAGAAAAATTATAACAAAAATTTAAAAAATTATCGTCAAAAGAAAAATATAAAACAAAATATAGATATTAAAAATAAAAAAGAAGAAAATCGTATTTATAAAAATAAAAAAAGTATTAGAAATACTAATAAATCTATTTTATTACAACAAGTTTTTCAAAAACCTGAATCTTCTATTAATAGAGATGTAATTATTGGAAATGTTATTACAGTATCTGATTTAGCTAATAAAATGGCTGTAAAAAGTTCTGAAGTTATTAAAACAATGATGAATATTGGTATAATAGGTACAATTAATCATATTTTAGATCAAGATACTGCTCAATTAATTGCAGAAGAAATGGGTCATAAAGTTATTTTACATCGTGAAAATGAATTAGAAGAGTTAATTATGAAAGATCGTGATTTAGAAAAATATACTTCAATTACACGATCTCCAATAGTTACTATTATGGGTCATGTTGATCATGGTAAAACATCATTATTAGATTATATTCGTTCTACAAAAGTAGCACATAATGAAGCAGGTGGAATTACTCAAAATATTGGTGCTTATCATGTTACTACAAATTCTGGATCAATTACTTTTTTGGATACTCCGGGGCATTCAGCTTTTACTGGAATGCGATCTCGTGGAGTAAAAATTACTGATATTGTTATATTAGTTATTGCTGCTGATGATGGAGTAAAACCACAAACTATTGAAGCTATACAACATGCAAAAGAAGCAAATGTTCCTATTATTGTAGCTATTAATAAAATAGATAAAATAGATATAGATATTAATCAGATTAAAAATGATTTAGCAAAATATAATATTCTTTCAGAAGAATGGGGAGGTGAAAATATATTTGTTTCTATATCTGCTAAAACTGGAAAAAATATAGAAGAGCTTTTAAATGCAATTATTTTACAATCAGAAATGTTAGAGCTTAAAGCAATATCTAAAGGAATGGCTGAAGGTGTAGTTATAGAATCATTTCTAGATAAAGGTTGTGGTCCTGTTGCAACTGTATTAGTTCAAAAAGGAAAACTAAAAAAAGGAGATGTAATATTATGTGGATTAGAATATGGTCGAATTAAATCACTACGTAATGAAAATAGAAAATTATTAAAATATGCTGGCCCCTCTATCCCCGTTGAAGTTTTAGGTTTATCTAAAGTTCCTTGTGTTGGCGATAAAATAACTGTAGTTCGTGATGAAAAAAAAGCTAAGGAAGTTGCATTATATCGAAAAAATAAGTCACGTGAGTTAAAATTATCAAATCAAAATAGAATAAATTTAGAAAATATGTTTGATAATATTAAAAAATCTAATTTCTCAGAATTAAAAATTATTATTAAATCTGATGTCCAAGGTTCTTTAGAAGCAATTATTGGAGCTTTATTAAAATTATCTACTAACGATGTAAAAATTAATATAATAGGTTCAGGTATAGGAGGGATAACAGAAACAGATGCTTCATTAGCATTAGCATCTAATGCTATTATTTTAGGTTTTAATGTTCGAGCAGACGTTTCTGCTAAAAAAATAATTGATACAGAACATTTAGATTTACGTTATTATTCTGTTATTTATGATTTAATTAATGAAGTAAAGTCGGCTATGACAGGTTTATTATTACCTGAATATAAACAGAATATTATTGGATTAGCAGAAGTTAGAAATATATTTAAATCTCCTAAATTTGGTTTAATTGCAGGATGCATGGTAGTTACTGGTGTTATTAAAAAAAATAATCCAGTTCGTATAGTAAGAAATAATATAGTTATATATGAAGGAGAATTGGAATCATTACGTCGCTTTAAAGAAGATGTAAATGAAATACGAAACGGTATGGAATGTGGAATTGGTATAAAAAATTATAATGATGTAAAAATTGGAGATAATATAGAAGTTTTTGAAATAAAAGAAATTAAAAGAATTTTATAA
- the nusA gene encoding transcription termination factor NusA — protein sequence MNKEILAVVEAVSNEKSLPREKIFEALEVALATATKKKHEQEIDVRVSINRKTGNFSTFRRWMVVDIVNHPTKEITLAAACFEGEKLQINDYIEDKIDSVNFDRITTQTAKQVIVQKVREAERAMLVDQFRKYIGQIVTGIVKKINRDNLTLDLGNNAEAIILKEGMLPRENFRPGDRIRGILYGVYPEARGAQLFISRSKIEMLIELFRIEVPEIGEEVIEIKAAARDPGSRAKIAVKTNDKRIDPVGACVGMRGARVQAVSSELCGERIDIILWDDNPAQFVINSMAPADVTSIIVDEDHHTMDIAVDTNNLAQAIGRNGQNVRLASQISGWELNVMTTEDLRLKHKEEVSTAFNIFKKYLNIDEKIIKILIKEGFYSLEELVYIPIDELLSINHLNEKEIKLVRENAKKGLHLSKLDQNKIIQNKKIDEKLLNIEGMNEVLALQLAEKNIFTLEELADQGIDDLLDIKNLNSEKAGSLIMAARNICWFNREI from the coding sequence ATGAATAAAGAAATCTTAGCTGTTGTAGAGGCAGTTTCTAATGAAAAATCTTTGCCCCGTGAAAAAATTTTTGAAGCTTTAGAAGTTGCATTAGCAACAGCTACAAAAAAAAAGCATGAACAAGAAATTGATGTAAGAGTTAGTATTAATCGTAAAACTGGTAATTTTAGTACTTTTAGAAGATGGATGGTAGTTGACATTGTAAATCATCCTACAAAAGAAATTACTTTAGCAGCAGCATGTTTTGAAGGAGAAAAATTACAGATTAATGATTATATAGAAGATAAAATTGATTCTGTGAATTTTGATAGAATTACTACACAAACTGCTAAACAAGTAATTGTTCAGAAAGTACGTGAAGCAGAACGGGCTATGTTAGTAGATCAATTTCGAAAATATATTGGTCAAATTGTTACTGGTATTGTAAAAAAAATTAATAGAGATAATCTTACATTAGATTTAGGAAATAATGCTGAAGCTATTATTTTAAAAGAGGGTATGTTGCCTCGAGAGAATTTTCGTCCTGGAGATCGTATTCGTGGTATTTTATATGGAGTATATCCTGAAGCTAGAGGAGCCCAATTATTTATAAGTCGTTCAAAAATTGAAATGCTTATTGAATTATTTCGTATTGAAGTTCCTGAAATTGGTGAGGAAGTCATTGAAATTAAAGCAGCTGCACGAGATCCTGGTTCTCGAGCTAAAATTGCAGTAAAAACTAATGACAAAAGAATTGACCCAGTAGGTGCATGTGTGGGAATGCGTGGAGCAAGAGTACAAGCAGTATCTAGTGAATTATGTGGTGAACGTATCGATATTATTTTATGGGATGATAATCCAGCTCAATTTGTTATTAATTCAATGGCCCCTGCAGATGTAACTTCTATTATAGTTGATGAAGATCATCATACTATGGATATTGCTGTAGATACAAATAATTTAGCTCAAGCTATTGGTAGGAATGGTCAAAATGTTCGTTTAGCATCTCAAATTAGTGGTTGGGAATTAAATGTTATGACTACAGAAGATCTTCGTTTAAAACATAAAGAAGAAGTATCTACTGCTTTTAATATTTTTAAAAAATATTTAAATATTGATGAAAAAATTATTAAAATTTTAATTAAAGAAGGTTTTTATTCACTTGAAGAATTAGTATATATTCCAATTGATGAATTATTATCTATTAATCATTTAAATGAAAAAGAAATAAAATTAGTTCGAGAAAATGCAAAAAAAGGCTTGCATCTTTCCAAATTAGATCAAAATAAAATTATTCAGAATAAAAAAATAGATGAAAAACTTTTAAATATAGAAGGAATGAATGAAGTTTTAGCGTTACAGTTAGCTGAAAAAAATATATTTACTTTAGAAGAATTAGCCGACCAAGGTATTGATGATTTACTTGACATCAAAAACTTAAATTCTGAAAAAGCTGGTTCATTAATTATGGCTGCTAGAAATATTTGTTGGTTTAATAGAGAAATTTAA
- the secG gene encoding preprotein translocase subunit SecG gives MYLFFLICLIFIAFCLNFLILLQPGKNINDTMHINASNNFKLFNNFRNNNFITNIIGLFACLFLIISLILCNINDKKINSNLFEDNHFSHILH, from the coding sequence ATGTATTTATTTTTTCTAATTTGTTTAATTTTTATTGCTTTTTGTTTAAATTTTTTAATTTTATTACAACCAGGTAAAAATATAAATGATACTATGCATATAAATGCATCTAATAATTTTAAATTATTTAATAATTTTCGAAATAATAATTTTATTACAAATATTATTGGATTATTTGCCTGTTTATTTTTAATTATCAGTTTAATTTTATGTAATATTAATGATAAAAAAATTAATTCTAATTTATTTGAAGATAATCATTTTTCTCATATTCTACATTAA
- the ftsH gene encoding ATP-dependent zinc metalloprotease FtsH has translation MVKNLIFWLVITVILMSVFQNFNTSDTNNHRVDYSTFLSEVNQDQVREVYINGRMINVIKKDSNKYTTYIPISDPKLLDNLITKNVKVMGEVPEEPSVLFSIFISWFPMLLLIGVWVFFMRQMQMGGGKGAMSFGKSKARMLSEDEIKTTFDDVAGCDEAKEEVSELVEYLKEPSRFQKLGGKIPKGILMVGPPGTGKTLLAKAIAGEAKVPFFTISGSDFVEMFVGVGASRVRDMFEHARKSAPCIIFIDEIDAVGRQRGAGLGGGHDEREQTLNQMLVEMDGFDGNEGIILIAATNRPDVLDPALLRPGRFDRQVIVALPDIRGREQILKIHMRKVPLSKDVEPMIIARGTPGFSGADLANLVNEAALFAARFNHRVVSMIEFEKAKDKIMMGSERKSMVMSDFQKESTAYHEAGHVIVGRLVPDHDPAHKVTIIPRGQALGVTFFLPESDTFSISRQKLESQISTLYGGRLAEEIIYGTEKVSTGAFNDIKVATNLAKNMVTQWGFSDKLGPLLYAEEEGEIFLGRTVAKAKNMSDETARIIDEEVKLLIEVNYNRARNILNNNIDILHAMKDALIKYETIDSFQIDDLMKRKDVRVPKGWSKNNQNKNI, from the coding sequence GGTGAAAAATCTGATATTTTGGTTGGTAATTACAGTAATTTTAATGTCTGTTTTTCAAAACTTTAACACCAGTGATACAAATAATCATAGGGTTGATTATTCTACTTTTTTATCGGAAGTCAATCAAGATCAGGTCCGTGAGGTATATATTAATGGACGTATGATTAATGTTATTAAAAAAGATAGTAATAAATATACTACTTATATTCCTATAAGTGATCCTAAATTATTAGATAATCTTATAACAAAAAATGTAAAAGTTATGGGAGAAGTACCAGAAGAGCCAAGTGTTTTATTTTCTATATTTATTTCTTGGTTTCCTATGTTATTACTAATTGGTGTTTGGGTTTTCTTTATGCGACAAATGCAGATGGGCGGTGGAAAAGGAGCCATGTCTTTTGGAAAAAGTAAAGCTCGTATGCTATCAGAAGATGAAATTAAAACAACTTTTGATGATGTAGCAGGATGCGATGAGGCAAAAGAAGAAGTTAGTGAGTTAGTAGAATATTTAAAAGAACCAAGTCGATTTCAAAAATTGGGTGGAAAGATCCCAAAGGGAATATTAATGGTTGGACCTCCTGGTACTGGTAAAACATTGCTTGCAAAAGCTATTGCAGGAGAAGCAAAAGTACCTTTTTTTACAATTTCTGGTTCTGATTTTGTTGAAATGTTTGTTGGAGTAGGTGCTTCTAGAGTAAGGGATATGTTTGAGCATGCTCGAAAATCTGCGCCATGTATAATATTTATTGATGAAATTGATGCGGTAGGTCGTCAAAGAGGTGCTGGATTAGGTGGAGGTCATGATGAAAGAGAACAAACACTTAATCAAATGTTAGTAGAAATGGATGGTTTTGATGGAAATGAAGGTATAATTTTAATAGCTGCAACTAATAGACCAGATGTTTTAGATCCTGCTTTACTACGTCCTGGTCGTTTTGATCGTCAAGTAATAGTAGCATTACCAGATATTCGAGGAAGAGAGCAAATTTTAAAAATTCACATGCGTAAGGTTCCTTTATCTAAGGATGTTGAACCCATGATTATTGCTCGAGGGACTCCAGGTTTTTCAGGTGCAGATTTAGCTAATTTAGTCAATGAAGCAGCACTTTTTGCAGCTCGTTTTAATCATCGTGTAGTTTCTATGATAGAATTTGAAAAAGCAAAAGATAAAATAATGATGGGATCGGAAAGAAAATCAATGGTTATGAGCGATTTTCAAAAAGAATCAACAGCATATCATGAAGCAGGTCATGTAATTGTTGGTCGATTAGTTCCAGATCATGATCCTGCACATAAAGTAACAATTATTCCAAGAGGTCAAGCTTTAGGTGTTACTTTTTTTTTACCAGAATCAGATACATTTAGCATTAGTCGACAAAAATTAGAAAGTCAAATATCTACACTATATGGTGGTCGTCTAGCAGAAGAAATTATTTATGGTACTGAAAAAGTTTCTACTGGAGCATTTAATGATATTAAAGTAGCTACAAATTTAGCAAAAAATATGGTAACACAATGGGGTTTTTCAGATAAACTTGGTCCTTTATTATATGCAGAAGAAGAAGGAGAAATATTTTTAGGTCGAACAGTAGCTAAGGCTAAAAATATGTCTGATGAAACAGCTAGAATTATTGATGAAGAAGTTAAATTATTAATAGAAGTAAATTATAATCGAGCTAGAAATATTTTAAATAATAATATTGATATCTTACATGCTATGAAAGATGCTTTAATAAAATATGAAACAATTGATTCTTTTCAAATAGATGATTTAATGAAAAGAAAAGATGTTCGAGTACCAAAAGGATGGTCTAAAAATAATCAAAATAAAAATATTTAA